Proteins encoded by one window of Yersinia massiliensis:
- the yqfB gene encoding N(4)-acetylcytidine aminohydrolase, whose protein sequence is MNREITFFRRFEADILADRKTITIRDSSESDFRLEEILRVCRNEDGVFFCHIKVASVTPVTLDALTERHAEQENMSLDELRKVIKAIYPGLEQFYVIEFTRC, encoded by the coding sequence ATGAATCGTGAAATCACCTTCTTTCGCCGCTTTGAGGCGGATATTTTGGCTGATCGTAAAACGATCACGATCCGAGATAGCAGTGAATCCGATTTTCGCCTAGAAGAAATTCTGCGCGTATGTCGCAATGAAGACGGCGTATTTTTCTGTCACATCAAGGTCGCGTCAGTTACGCCCGTGACATTGGATGCGTTAACTGAGCGCCATGCTGAGCAAGAAAATATGTCCTTGGATGAACTTAGAAAGGTGATTAAGGCGATCTATCCCGGCTTGGAACAGTTCTACGTGATTGAGTTTACTCGGTGTTAA
- the yebF gene encoding protein YebF, whose translation MRKTGLALVFAAVSAAIIGNVQAQEPRVAKVPTCTGLNQSQVATQVKRDFLQNRITRWENDKKRLGTNKPVVWISEVDITGKDDIWQVPLVVRGNKGDETYEVVLDCQAGSMTYTLRP comes from the coding sequence ATGAGAAAGACAGGACTCGCCTTGGTATTTGCTGCCGTATCGGCAGCCATCATAGGCAATGTACAAGCGCAAGAGCCACGGGTAGCGAAAGTACCTACTTGTACCGGCTTAAATCAATCTCAGGTTGCCACTCAGGTCAAACGCGATTTTCTGCAAAATAGAATCACGCGCTGGGAAAATGACAAAAAACGACTCGGGACTAATAAGCCCGTGGTTTGGATCAGTGAAGTCGATATCACCGGTAAAGATGACATCTGGCAGGTTCCATTGGTTGTTCGAGGTAATAAGGGCGATGAGACCTATGAGGTGGTGTTAGATTGTCAGGCTGGTTCGATGACGTATACCCTTCGTCCTTGA
- a CDS encoding YebG family protein, whose protein sequence is MAVEIKFVVVRQGEEKMTFTTKKEADAYDKMLDLADNLSEWLSQAPLTLEEEQREALSFFLAENKDALGQILRGASPTAPVDGQSKVKSEKNAPEKKTKPEENQAA, encoded by the coding sequence ATGGCCGTTGAAATAAAATTCGTCGTGGTAAGACAGGGTGAGGAAAAAATGACTTTCACAACCAAAAAAGAAGCCGATGCCTACGATAAAATGCTGGATTTGGCTGACAATTTGTCTGAATGGTTGTCACAAGCTCCCTTAACACTGGAAGAAGAACAGCGTGAAGCGCTAAGTTTCTTCTTGGCAGAAAATAAAGATGCATTGGGGCAAATTCTTCGGGGTGCAAGTCCTACAGCCCCTGTAGATGGGCAGTCAAAAGTGAAGTCTGAGAAAAACGCGCCAGAGAAAAAAACCAAACCTGAAGAAAATCAAGCCGCTTAA